In a single window of the Vicinamibacterales bacterium genome:
- a CDS encoding 7-cyano-7-deazaguanine synthase: MVAKDSKRGQATAVLCSAGLDSAVLLAVESSADAERVRPIYISVGFAWETAELAILDRLVASPPFVNIGKISKLNVDMRDIYTTSHWAVRGDPPAYDTPDSDVYLVGRNAMLLTKASAYCAHHGFDRIVLGTLAGNPFPDATPDFMNAMAQALSLGLAHGITIATPLAEYRKPEVIKLGETLGVPFELTLSCMRPKGDKHCGLCSKCRERRDAFSETGICDPTKYAAKPPR, from the coding sequence ATGGTAGCGAAAGACTCAAAACGAGGTCAAGCCACAGCCGTTCTGTGTTCGGCTGGTCTCGACAGTGCGGTTCTTCTCGCTGTCGAGTCTTCGGCCGATGCCGAAAGAGTTCGACCAATTTACATCAGCGTGGGTTTTGCCTGGGAAACCGCGGAACTCGCGATCCTCGATCGATTAGTAGCTTCGCCGCCCTTTGTAAACATCGGAAAAATCAGCAAGCTAAACGTTGACATGCGCGATATCTACACAACCTCTCACTGGGCAGTACGTGGCGACCCGCCAGCATATGACACGCCAGATTCTGATGTGTATCTCGTAGGGCGAAATGCGATGCTGCTGACCAAGGCATCCGCGTATTGTGCGCACCATGGTTTTGACCGAATCGTCCTGGGCACACTCGCTGGTAATCCATTTCCTGATGCCACACCAGACTTCATGAATGCGATGGCGCAGGCGTTGTCTTTAGGACTGGCACATGGAATCACCATCGCCACGCCGCTCGCGGAGTACAGAAAACCAGAGGTTATCAAGCTCGGGGAAACACTCGGAGTTCCGTTTGAACTCACGTTATCGTGTATGCGGCCAAAAGGAGACAAGCACTGCGGACTTTGCAGCAAGTGCCGCGAGCGGCGGGACGCGTTCAGTGAAACTGGCATCTGCGACCCAACGAAATACGCTGCTAAGCCACCTCGCTAG
- a CDS encoding DUF5615 family PIN-like protein, whose product MCNERLFIMGTLSSEFKSCLQAITEQPRIYADANVTAGLVAFMRDRLRWDVLFVIEHDDLRRASDQEHFRVARCLLRTLITFDRDFLRTRNSHPPKAGEWS is encoded by the coding sequence ATGTGCAACGAACGCCTTTTCATAATGGGAACGCTGTCCTCGGAGTTCAAGTCGTGTCTTCAGGCGATCACCGAACAGCCAAGAATCTACGCTGACGCTAACGTAACCGCTGGCCTCGTTGCCTTTATGCGAGACAGGCTACGCTGGGACGTCCTTTTCGTCATCGAGCATGACGATTTACGGCGCGCGAGTGATCAAGAGCACTTCCGTGTTGCACGTTGTCTTCTTCGTACACTTATTACTTTCGATCGTGATTTTTTGAGGACAAGAAATTCCCACCCTCCGAAAGCGGGGGAGTGGTCGTGA
- the speY gene encoding deoxyhypusine synthase, with protein MPHRAPGSSGSHGHNLLDGAAIRYYRPRGSEDIRRLIDDGFQAFNAGRLSEACHIFSDKMLAPETDTTIGLTVAGALTPAGLGGCLIELMNRGLVDFIISTGANLYHDLHYAMNFTLHRGSPFLDDIELYEQGIIRIYDVLFPSSVLLETDSYIRDFLVRQRLQGPMSSAEFHHRLGQDLLQRFPGCEEHSVVACAAAVDLPVYTSSPGDSSIGMNIASNALLEGSSFMIDSNRDVNEVCAIILSGHQNGCVILGGGSPKNFYLQGQPTLWEVYGIPKGGNDYFIQITTDQVVWGGLSGATPAEAVSWGKVNPGVLPDTVVAYCDSTIAFPLFCEYVIGSERGHRPRKGLMRRRDELVSNLMQQAEAARGAKRDVGSK; from the coding sequence ATGCCTCATCGCGCTCCTGGTTCGTCAGGTTCTCACGGTCATAACCTCCTCGACGGAGCAGCAATTCGGTACTACCGGCCTAGGGGTAGTGAAGACATCCGTAGGCTGATCGATGATGGATTTCAAGCGTTTAACGCTGGCCGTTTGTCCGAAGCTTGTCACATTTTTTCGGACAAAATGCTTGCGCCGGAGACCGATACGACGATCGGATTGACCGTGGCCGGCGCGTTAACGCCAGCAGGTCTTGGTGGATGCCTAATCGAATTAATGAATCGAGGTCTCGTAGATTTCATCATCAGTACGGGGGCGAACCTCTACCACGACCTGCACTACGCCATGAATTTTACGTTGCACCGAGGCTCGCCGTTTCTTGATGATATCGAGCTTTACGAGCAGGGGATCATCCGCATTTACGATGTGCTATTTCCATCCTCAGTTCTTCTTGAAACAGATTCGTATATCAGGGATTTTCTCGTCCGGCAGCGGCTCCAGGGACCGATGTCGAGTGCCGAGTTTCATCATCGCCTAGGGCAGGATCTGCTTCAGAGGTTTCCAGGGTGCGAAGAGCATTCGGTCGTAGCGTGTGCAGCAGCCGTAGACCTGCCGGTGTACACCTCCTCACCCGGTGACAGTTCCATCGGTATGAACATTGCTTCAAATGCGTTACTCGAAGGCAGCTCCTTCATGATCGATTCGAATCGGGATGTCAATGAAGTTTGTGCGATCATTCTCTCAGGTCATCAAAACGGGTGTGTCATTCTTGGCGGCGGGTCGCCTAAGAACTTCTATCTTCAAGGCCAGCCGACGTTGTGGGAAGTTTACGGCATTCCAAAAGGTGGCAACGACTACTTCATTCAGATCACCACTGATCAGGTTGTGTGGGGCGGACTCTCGGGTGCCACTCCGGCTGAGGCCGTTAGTTGGGGTAAAGTGAATCCAGGTGTCCTGCCCGACACCGTAGTGGCCTACTGCGACTCGACCATAGCGTTTCCACTATTCTGCGAGTATGTGATCGGGTCTGAGCGCGGTCATCGGCCCCGTAAGGGACTGATGCGTCGACGTGACGAGTTAGTTTCTAATTTAATGCAGCAGGCAGAAGCGGCTCGGGGTGCGAAGCGTGATGTAGGGAGTAAGTGA
- a CDS encoding enoyl-ACP reductase has protein sequence MIDLSGKQGLVVGVANKRSISWAITEAADRAGARLALTYVNERFERNVSKLAATLTQPPLVLECDVTQDQQIEAVADRLEQEFGGLDFLVHGVAFAPREAITQPFLETTRGDFQVALDVSAYSFVALARAVAPLMALRGGGSLLTLTYLGSERVFPNYNVMGVAKAALEASVRYLSSELGTQQIRVNAISAGPIKTLAASGISGFSNILSVYRAHAPLRRNIDAGEVADAAIFLLSDAGRAVTGEVLFVDAGYHAMGLGEIRNEGQ, from the coding sequence ATGATCGATCTTTCCGGAAAACAGGGTCTAGTTGTTGGCGTCGCGAACAAGCGATCTATTTCTTGGGCGATTACAGAAGCGGCTGATCGAGCTGGCGCACGGCTCGCGTTGACTTATGTCAACGAGCGGTTCGAGCGAAATGTGAGCAAACTTGCGGCGACGCTGACACAACCACCCTTGGTTCTGGAGTGTGACGTCACTCAGGACCAGCAAATCGAGGCAGTAGCTGATCGCTTAGAGCAGGAGTTTGGTGGTCTGGACTTTCTAGTCCACGGCGTGGCCTTCGCCCCACGTGAGGCAATCACTCAACCGTTCCTAGAAACGACCCGAGGGGATTTCCAGGTTGCGCTTGATGTCAGCGCTTATTCATTCGTAGCTCTGGCGCGAGCGGTTGCACCGTTGATGGCACTTAGAGGAGGCGGTAGCCTTCTCACGCTTACCTATCTTGGTAGCGAGCGGGTTTTTCCAAATTACAACGTAATGGGGGTTGCGAAGGCCGCGCTTGAAGCCAGCGTCCGATATCTGTCGAGCGAACTTGGCACTCAGCAAATCCGCGTCAATGCCATTTCTGCTGGGCCGATCAAGACATTAGCCGCAAGTGGCATTTCGGGTTTCTCCAATATTCTGTCAGTCTACCGTGCTCATGCGCCGCTTCGACGTAATATCGATGCTGGTGAAGTGGCAGACGCGGCAATATTTCTCTTGAGTGATGCAGGGCGCGCTGTAACGGGTGAGGTGCTGTTTGTAGACGCTGGCTATCACGCTATGGGTCTTGGGGAGATTCGTAACGAGGGTCAGTAG